DNA from Bradyrhizobium japonicum USDA 6:
TGGAGATCCTGTTTCTGGGCGGGCCGTACGTATAATGTTCACGCCACCAGCGCGATCGCGATCGGCATCGTGACCGCCGCCAGGATCGTCTGCAGCGTGATGATCTGCGCCAGCAGCGGCGCATCGCCGCCCATCTGGCGGGCCAGCACATAGGCGCTGGGCGAGGTCGGCACCGCCGCGCAGATTGCGACGATCGCCAGGCTGTCGCCCGAGAGACCGAACCAGGCGGCGAGCGCCAGCGCGAGCACGGGCATCAGCGCCAGCTTGAACGCCACGCCGATGGTCGCGCTCATGCTTGGGCGAAGCAGGCCGTTGAGCTGCAGGCCGGCGCCGGTGACGAGCAGGCCGATGGCGAGCGAGGACCGGCCGAGCGCGTCCGCAACCTCGTGCCAGATTTTTGGCAGCGGCAGATGGATGACGTTGATGAAGAGGCCGATCACGCAGGCCCAGATCAGGGGATTGCGGACCACCGTCATGACGATGGCGCGTGCGGACTGCTTCTCGGGCGATGCATAGTGCGCGAGCACGGCGACGCTGAACACGTTGACCAGCGGAATGATCGCGACCATCGCCACCGAGGCCAGCGCCAGTCCGACATCGCCGAACATGTTGGCGGACACCGAGAGCGCGACATAGGTCTGCCAGCGCGTTGCGCCCTGGAAGATCGAGGTGAAGGCGGGACCGTCGATGTCGAACCGTACGAGCGCCGGGCGGAGCGCGAGGCAGAGCAGCGACATCGCGAGCACCGACAGCAGCAGCGCGCCGCCGACGCCGGCGACCGGCACCCTTGAGAGATCGGCCTTCACCAGCGTCTGGATCAGCAGCATCGGGAACAGCACGAAATAGGTCAGCCGCTCCAGCCCGTGCCATTGCGTGTCGAGCTGCATCAGGGTGCGCCTGAGAACCACGCCGAGCACGATGAGGATGAAGACCGGCAGCAGCGCCGCGATCACGACCGCCATGCGGCTATTCCTTTGTCAGCACGAAGTCGCCGCCGGGCGTGCCGAAGCGCGGGCCCTTCGAATTGATGGTGTGCTTCGGGTCCATCCAGTCGCCGGCGATCTCGTTCTCCGCCTTGAAGCGGGCGACGTAGAGTCCATGGAGGACGGCGTTCTCACCCTTCAGATGCGCAGTCTCGGTCCATTTGATCAGCGGCCCGTCGACCATTCCTTTCACCCTCGTCCGGGTGTTGTCGAAGCTCGGCCAGTCCATGGTGCCCGAGAATTCAGTCCCCGAGATTGCGTCGACGGTCAGCTTGACCGGGAAGCTGCCCTCGGTGTCGTGCGAATATTGCTCGAAGGTCCCCGACCACATGCCCTTGAGCTTGGCGAGGGCGGGATCATCAGCGGCAAATGCAGGCGGTATCGCCGGCACAGCATGGAGGAGGGCACCCAGGGCTGCGACAATCAACATGGTTGCTCTCGCCGGCGCTGCCATGTCGCTGCCGTCAGCCTTGCCGCAGATTGGCGAGGCGGTCGAGCGCGCCCTGCAGGATGAAGATCGCGGCGTGCTCGTCGATCACTTCGGCGCGCTTGGCGCGGCTGACGTCCATGCCGATCAGCTCGCGCTCGACCGCGGCGGTCGACAGACGCTCGTCCCATAGGCCGATCGGGAGTGCGGTCAGCCCGGCAAGGTTGCGGGCGAAGGCGCGGGTCGATTGCGCCCGCGGGCCCTCGCTGCCGTCCATGTTGATGGGCAGGCCGAGCACGAAGCCGACCGCCTTGCGCTCGGCCGCGATCGCGAGCAGCCGGGCGGCATCCTGCTTGAACGCCTTGCGCTGGATGGTCTCGACGCCCGTCGCGAGGCGCCGGTCCGGATTGGACACGGCGACACCAATGGTCTTGGTGCCGAGGTCAAGGCCGACCAACCCGCCGCGTTCGGGCCAGTGGGTTGCAGCATCGATCAGGGGCAGGATAAGAGCCGGCATGGGACTAGCGCTTATCACGCGTCGCGCTGCGGAGTGAACCCGGAACATGGATGCACTGACACTATTCGGCCTGTTTGCCGTGACGGCGATGCTGGTCTGCTATGCTCTGGAGGATCGCAGCCATTGGTTCGTGCTGCTGTTCGCGGTGTCCTGCGCGCTCGGCTCGGCTTACGGCTTCCTGCAAGGCGCCTGGCCGTTTGGCCTCGTCGAGGCGATCTGGGCCGTCGTTGCATTGCGACGCTGGCATCTCAGGCCGCGATGACGTCGTTGTCTTTCTTCAGGCAGGATATGAAACCTTGAAGCGCGCTGTATTGATGTCCGCCGCCGCGCTGGATGAAGAGCGTCTCGACGCGCGCAAGCGAGGGGCTGAGTGTGTGGATCGACACGCTGCCGTTCATCGCGCTGCGTTCGACCACGGCGCGCGGCAGCAGCGTCACGCCCATGCCGGCGGCGACACAGCCGATCATGCCGTCGAGCGTGCCGAGCTCGAAGCGAGCCGCCGACGGCCAGCCGAACTCGACAAAGATCTGTTCGAGACGCTGGCGGTAGGTGCAGCCGGTGCGGAACACCAGCGCGGTCGGACCGGACTCCGGCGTGCCGGCGCGCAGTTCGGCGAGCGAGGCCCAGCGCCGCGCGCTGACCAGCACCAGCTCTTCGCGAAACGCGCTCGTCGCAGTGAGGTCAGCATGTGCGATGGGGCCCGCGACGAAGGCGCCGTCGAGCGTGCCTTCGAGCACGCCCGCGACGAGGTCGGCGGTGGTCGCGGTGCGCAGGCTCAGCCGCACGGCAGGGAAGTTG
Protein-coding regions in this window:
- a CDS encoding LysR family transcriptional regulator, with product MELSDIQTFAAVARTGGITRAAEELNTVQSNVTQRVKALEAEIGTPLFERHSRGMTLTGAGKRLLPYAQRMAALSREAVLAARDDGEPKGPLAIGSMETTAAVRLPSLLADFHRNFPAVRLSLRTATTADLVAGVLEGTLDGAFVAGPIAHADLTATSAFREELVLVSARRWASLAELRAGTPESGPTALVFRTGCTYRQRLEQIFVEFGWPSAARFELGTLDGMIGCVAAGMGVTLLPRAVVERSAMNGSVSIHTLSPSLARVETLFIQRGGGHQYSALQGFISCLKKDNDVIAA
- a CDS encoding AEC family transporter; the encoded protein is MAVVIAALLPVFILIVLGVVLRRTLMQLDTQWHGLERLTYFVLFPMLLIQTLVKADLSRVPVAGVGGALLLSVLAMSLLCLALRPALVRFDIDGPAFTSIFQGATRWQTYVALSVSANMFGDVGLALASVAMVAIIPLVNVFSVAVLAHYASPEKQSARAIVMTVVRNPLIWACVIGLFINVIHLPLPKIWHEVADALGRSSLAIGLLVTGAGLQLNGLLRPSMSATIGVAFKLALMPVLALALAAWFGLSGDSLAIVAICAAVPTSPSAYVLARQMGGDAPLLAQIITLQTILAAVTMPIAIALVA
- the ruvX gene encoding Holliday junction resolvase RuvX, translating into MPALILPLIDAATHWPERGGLVGLDLGTKTIGVAVSNPDRRLATGVETIQRKAFKQDAARLLAIAAERKAVGFVLGLPINMDGSEGPRAQSTRAFARNLAGLTALPIGLWDERLSTAAVERELIGMDVSRAKRAEVIDEHAAIFILQGALDRLANLRQG